A part of Aspergillus flavus chromosome 1, complete sequence genomic DNA contains:
- a CDS encoding uncharacterized protein (expressed protein), whose translation MASKVPQDTPDSGIIIRAPIFPEDELLEREPKYAFPPIPISDPFFGGVPRTLMPGDIAAQAANVSKDFPSVWFVNFPPSLSGDQKQRLEQYQQEVLDYRSWSSLQWWEAVFRQIPPGPDKLTKMMQSRELAKVAYIDMKRTPWLIKSKDNDTNRRIECKTSEFHARLIQEVVSQFVQLDPTAIAALEPLLMSIVWSVNTSSEFHDIRTLVTEKYEYLQGSNSIRSFVRLICFEVTEAFYNVRDGKSGSQRYVVCQISFLEYEALFNSRDWNQYSVQIQTQQREAMKNFVNQQTVDVSP comes from the exons ATGGCATCAAAGGTACCCCAGGACACTCCGGATTCCGGGATCATCATCCGTGCTCCGATCTTTCCAGAGGATGAACTGCTTGAGAGAGAGCCAAAATATGCATTCCCTCCTATACCCATCAGTGATCCGTTCTTCGGGGGCGTACCTAGGACTCTGATGCCTGGTGATATTGCCGCACAGGCAGCTAATGTTTCGAAAGACTTTCCGTCCGTATGGTTTGTGAATTTCCCGCCATCGTTGTCCGGTGATCAGAAGCAAAGGCTGGAACAGTACCAGCAAGAAGTGCTTGATTATCGGAGCTGGTCTAGTCTACAGTGGTGGGAAGCAGTCTTCCGGCAGATTCCGCCAGGTCCTGACAAATTAACCAAGATGATGCAAAGTCGAGAGCTGGCCAAGGTCGCCTACATTGATATGAAGAGAACGCCATG GTTAAtaaaaagcaaagacaatGACACCAATCGGAGAATCGAGTGCAAGACCTCAGAGTTCCACGCTCGGCTTATCCAAGAAGTCGTGTCTCAATTTGTCCAGCTCGATCCGACTGCCATTGCGGCACTAGAGCCTCTATTGATGTCCATCGTTTGGTCAGTCAATACAAGTAGCGAATTTCATGACATACGGACACTTGTGACGGAGAAATACGAATATTTACAAGGCTCCAACAGCATCCGATCAT TCGTTCGGTTGATATGCTTCGAGGTCACAGAAGCGTTTTATAACGTCCGGGATGGAAAATCAGGCAGTCAGCGATATGTTGTCTGCCAGATATCCTTTCTTGAATATGAAGCACTTTTTAACTCTAGGGATTGGAAtcaatactccgtacagatTCAGACTCAGCAGAGGGAAGCGATGAAGAACTTTGTTAATCAACAGACTGTCGATGTATCACCGTGA